The proteins below come from a single Chitinophaga pinensis DSM 2588 genomic window:
- a CDS encoding RagB/SusD family nutrient uptake outer membrane protein, with amino-acid sequence MKRYINLFILLIAGAGLLAACNKQLEEYNPSGLTVDQVFSTPEGFETLVSAAYSYNRWWYGKEEGYSISEMGTDLWTSGTGDKYPDLTQYINLQASNGVMSVLWRQLYSAINLCNTGIGRIGNAGFTDEKRAMRDAELHFLRAFYYWHIVEMWGGVHFTVTETAGVETTANRTPVDTFYAQIFRDLDIAVQHLPVSTSDYGRATRPVAQAFLARMYLTRGMNDRAAALADSVITKYGFSLVPKYADLWKMDNLQNKEIVWAVNYMKNLVFDDRIDATLYPNGHSRGANNGHLMFGMKYDDLPGMQRDILNGRPFNRYMPTLYLLDLFNEKADARYDATFKSVWLCNNTKTAPAGMKLGDTAVICTKYVVSNADTAGKKYRVYDRNICYYANEGGKDRTRYVSLQKFDDPSRASMNEEQSAKDAYIIRLAEMYLIAAEAQIKLANPGKAAEYINVLRMRAAIPGHEADMQVSAADMTLEFILDERARELAGEQLRWFDLKRTGKLSAHIIAHNPDAAKNFREFHNVRPIPQDQIDAVTNKAEFTQNPNYQ; translated from the coding sequence ATGAAACGCTATATAAATCTTTTTATACTATTGATTGCAGGGGCTGGTCTGCTGGCTGCCTGTAATAAACAACTGGAAGAATACAATCCTTCCGGACTTACCGTAGATCAGGTATTCAGTACACCGGAGGGTTTTGAAACACTGGTGAGTGCCGCCTATTCCTATAACCGCTGGTGGTATGGGAAAGAAGAAGGTTACAGTATCTCAGAAATGGGTACAGATCTCTGGACCAGCGGTACCGGCGATAAATATCCTGACCTGACACAGTATATCAATCTGCAGGCGAGCAATGGTGTGATGAGTGTGTTGTGGAGACAGTTGTACTCCGCAATCAATCTTTGCAATACCGGTATCGGCAGAATCGGTAATGCCGGGTTTACGGATGAAAAACGAGCTATGCGTGATGCAGAACTACATTTCCTGCGTGCATTCTATTACTGGCATATCGTAGAAATGTGGGGTGGCGTACACTTTACTGTTACTGAAACGGCGGGAGTAGAAACAACGGCTAACCGTACGCCGGTAGACACGTTCTATGCACAGATCTTTCGCGACCTGGACATTGCGGTTCAGCACCTGCCGGTCAGTACCAGCGATTATGGCCGTGCTACCAGACCGGTAGCGCAGGCTTTCCTGGCGCGTATGTACCTGACCCGTGGCATGAATGACCGTGCAGCGGCACTGGCTGATTCCGTAATCACGAAATATGGTTTCTCCCTGGTACCGAAGTATGCAGACCTGTGGAAGATGGACAACCTGCAAAACAAAGAGATCGTATGGGCCGTTAACTATATGAAAAATCTGGTATTTGACGATAGGATCGACGCTACCTTATATCCGAACGGCCACTCCCGTGGTGCGAATAACGGTCACCTGATGTTTGGTATGAAATATGACGATTTACCGGGTATGCAGCGCGACATCCTGAATGGCCGTCCTTTCAACAGATATATGCCTACGCTGTACCTGCTGGACCTGTTCAATGAGAAGGCGGATGCCCGTTATGATGCGACCTTTAAAAGCGTGTGGCTGTGCAATAATACCAAGACGGCTCCGGCAGGTATGAAACTGGGCGATACAGCGGTTATCTGTACCAAATATGTCGTTTCCAATGCAGACACCGCTGGTAAGAAATACCGGGTATATGACAGGAATATCTGTTATTATGCCAACGAGGGTGGTAAAGACCGTACGCGTTATGTTTCCTTACAGAAATTTGATGACCCGAGCCGCGCTTCCATGAATGAAGAACAGAGTGCGAAAGATGCTTATATTATCAGACTGGCCGAAATGTACCTGATCGCCGCGGAAGCACAGATCAAACTGGCTAATCCCGGGAAGGCGGCAGAATACATCAACGTGTTGCGTATGCGTGCAGCTATTCCGGGACATGAGGCAGATATGCAGGTATCTGCCGCAGATATGACCCTGGAATTTATCCTGGATGAAAGAGCCCGCGAACTGGCAGGAGAACAGCTCCGCTGGTTCGACCTGAAACGTACCGGTAAACTGTCTGCACATATTATTGCGCATAATCCGGATGCCGCAAAGAACTTCCGGGAATTCCACAATGTACGTCCGATCCCGCAGGACCAGATAGACGCTGTGACCAACAAAGCTGAATTTACACAGAATCCAAACTATCAGTAA
- a CDS encoding glycosyl hydrolase family 28 protein: protein MKLYLLALLFPLISWIPTDDPPRVFMIGDSTMADKPLADNPERGWGQLFPLFLQKGVTVKNYAVNGRSTKSFINEHRWDSVLVQLKAGDWVIIQFGHNDSKKDDSTRFAAPRGAYKDNLIRFVKEARAKEANPILVTPVMRRKFDEKGAFVDQHGEYPGVVREIAASLKVPLIDLHKSSEALLVQQGVQGSEKLFKTTPAGHYTTLPNGVTDNTHFNTYGATLVAGLVAREIRDKHIGLEKYLQETGFEGKYRFDLPEIYEPHFRRDTLSIVALGAKADGVTLNSKIINAAITKASENGGGVVMIPAGLWLTGPIVMKSNVNLYLAPNALLQFTTDFDQYPLVETTYEGLKAMRCQAPISAVNAENIAITGKGIIDGGGDAWRIVKKDKLTESQWKKLLASGGIEGEDKKTWYPSAKSQKGSHTKLAGVIESGKTAADYNDIKDFLRPNMLSITSCKYVLLEGVTFQNSPAWCLHPLLTEHITLRDVYAKNPWYAQNGDGIDLESCRYARIEGCTFDVGDDGICIKSGRDEQGRKRGVATEDVIVNNCTVYHAHGGFVVGSEMSGGARNLFVSNCSFLGTDIGLRFKTTRGRGGIVEKIYVNNINMKDIPAEAILLDMYYMAKDPVPLSGEKREAVKVELFPVTDATPQFKDFHISNVVCHGAEKAIFIRGLPEMPISDIHLKDITIKAKKAGDCIVGSNISMSNVTLITEDNGKLNVQDSKQVSMK from the coding sequence ATGAAGTTGTATCTATTGGCGCTGCTTTTTCCTTTGATCAGTTGGATACCGACAGACGATCCGCCGCGCGTGTTTATGATCGGAGATTCCACCATGGCCGATAAACCCCTCGCTGACAATCCCGAAAGAGGATGGGGACAGTTGTTCCCCTTGTTCCTGCAGAAAGGCGTGACGGTAAAAAACTATGCCGTGAATGGTCGCAGTACCAAAAGTTTCATCAATGAGCATCGCTGGGATAGCGTTTTAGTGCAATTAAAGGCCGGAGACTGGGTTATTATCCAATTCGGGCATAATGACTCAAAAAAGGATGATTCGACCCGTTTTGCGGCTCCCAGGGGCGCTTATAAGGATAACCTGATCCGTTTTGTGAAAGAAGCCCGGGCCAAAGAAGCTAATCCTATCCTGGTTACGCCGGTAATGCGCAGGAAGTTTGATGAAAAAGGCGCTTTTGTTGACCAGCATGGCGAATACCCCGGGGTAGTACGCGAGATTGCCGCCAGTCTGAAAGTACCGCTGATCGATCTGCATAAAAGCAGTGAAGCCTTACTGGTACAGCAGGGCGTACAAGGTTCCGAAAAGCTGTTTAAAACCACTCCCGCAGGGCACTATACAACCCTGCCTAATGGCGTAACGGATAATACCCATTTCAATACTTATGGCGCTACCCTGGTTGCCGGACTGGTAGCCAGAGAGATCAGGGATAAACATATCGGGCTGGAGAAATATCTGCAGGAGACCGGATTCGAAGGCAAATACCGTTTTGACCTGCCCGAAATCTATGAGCCGCATTTCAGAAGAGATACACTCAGTATCGTCGCATTGGGGGCGAAAGCAGACGGTGTGACGCTGAACAGTAAAATCATCAATGCTGCCATTACCAAAGCTAGTGAGAACGGCGGAGGTGTGGTGATGATACCGGCGGGATTGTGGCTGACCGGTCCTATCGTCATGAAAAGTAATGTAAACCTGTACCTCGCACCTAATGCCCTGTTACAGTTTACAACTGATTTTGACCAGTATCCGCTTGTAGAGACGACATATGAAGGGTTAAAAGCCATGCGCTGTCAGGCGCCGATATCTGCTGTAAACGCAGAAAATATCGCTATTACGGGTAAAGGGATCATAGATGGTGGCGGCGATGCCTGGCGCATTGTCAAGAAAGATAAACTGACAGAATCGCAATGGAAGAAATTGCTGGCTTCGGGGGGGATAGAAGGAGAAGACAAAAAGACCTGGTACCCTTCGGCAAAGTCCCAGAAAGGATCGCATACCAAACTCGCCGGTGTGATTGAATCAGGTAAAACGGCTGCGGATTACAACGATATCAAGGACTTTCTCCGTCCTAATATGCTCAGCATCACATCCTGTAAATATGTATTACTGGAAGGGGTGACTTTCCAGAATTCACCGGCCTGGTGTCTGCATCCGCTGCTGACCGAACATATTACTTTAAGAGACGTATACGCTAAAAATCCTTGGTATGCCCAGAATGGCGATGGTATTGACCTGGAATCCTGTCGTTATGCACGTATTGAAGGTTGCACCTTTGATGTGGGTGATGATGGCATCTGTATCAAGTCCGGTCGTGATGAACAGGGTCGTAAGCGTGGTGTAGCTACAGAAGACGTGATCGTCAATAACTGTACGGTATATCACGCACATGGCGGTTTCGTTGTGGGCAGTGAAATGTCCGGCGGTGCGAGAAACCTGTTTGTTTCCAATTGTTCTTTCCTCGGTACCGATATCGGTCTGCGTTTTAAAACAACCCGTGGCCGTGGTGGTATAGTAGAAAAGATCTACGTCAATAACATCAACATGAAGGATATACCGGCGGAAGCGATCCTCCTTGACATGTATTACATGGCGAAAGATCCTGTGCCATTATCCGGAGAGAAACGCGAAGCGGTAAAAGTTGAACTCTTTCCTGTAACAGATGCTACTCCACAGTTCAAAGACTTCCATATCAGCAATGTGGTATGTCACGGTGCGGAGAAAGCCATTTTTATACGCGGATTACCGGAGATGCCAATCAGCGATATCCATCTGAAAGATATCACCATCAAGGCAAAGAAAGCGGGTGACTGTATCGTTGGCAGCAATATCAGTATGAGTAATGTGACACTGATCACGGAAGACAATGGCAAACTTAATGTACAGGATAGTAAACAGGTTAGTATGAAATGA